A stretch of the Pseudomonas helvetica genome encodes the following:
- a CDS encoding HAMP domain-containing sensor histidine kinase: protein MPLRQRLENLPVGQKLLAALLVLLTTVLLVANLTFISAAYWISQESMAPQALQTIGRLVANPSIADQALNSPEEAQRLLNELNSYSPLRAAALYDGKGLRLAQVQHGDKLKLPEHYRNIEAWQASEFRSNQLITLLRPGEAPGHLLLVASSELPMAFYTGTLTASLGILIFSVLLWLVIARQIKRLITRPIHELEELSRQVTREENYALRASRGNHDEIGSLAEAFNTMLSRIEAREQQLKRARDDSQAAYDQAQGLAEETRHTNRKLELEVQVRSKIEKKLTGFQNYLNSIIDSMPSALIALDEQLYVTQWNQEASALSGTRLDEALNQPIFLAFEPLKPFLPQLRETVEQHSVVKIERVTWVKDDEPKHYALTFYPLMGGAGRGVVIRIDDITQRLSLEEMMVQSEKMLSVGGLAAGMAHEINNPLGAILHNVQNIRRRLSADLPKNIETAEQIGIELDSVNRYLQNREVPQLLDGIQQAGARAAKIVTHMLSFSRRSNRQMAPCDLPALIDQAVEIASNDFDLAIGFDFKGQAIIRQFDPQLGPVPGTANELEQVLLNLLKNAAQAIHQRENATEPGRIILRTRLNPPWAEIQVEDNGVGMSENVRKRTFEPFFTTKEIGQGTGLGLSVSYFIITNNHKGQMEVQSTLGQGTCFTLRLPLAGTTPLASHELKQLER from the coding sequence ATGCCATTGCGCCAGCGCCTTGAAAACCTGCCGGTCGGCCAGAAACTGCTGGCCGCCCTGTTGGTGCTGTTGACCACCGTGTTGCTGGTGGCCAACCTGACCTTTATCAGCGCCGCCTATTGGATCTCTCAGGAAAGCATGGCCCCGCAGGCCTTGCAGACCATCGGCCGGCTGGTGGCCAACCCGTCCATCGCCGACCAGGCGCTCAACTCTCCCGAAGAAGCCCAACGGCTGCTCAACGAACTCAACAGCTATTCACCGCTGCGAGCCGCAGCGCTGTATGACGGCAAAGGCCTGCGCCTGGCGCAGGTGCAGCACGGCGACAAACTCAAGCTGCCCGAGCACTATCGAAATATCGAAGCCTGGCAGGCCTCCGAGTTTCGCAGCAATCAGCTGATCACCCTGTTGCGCCCGGGCGAGGCGCCGGGTCATCTGCTGCTGGTGGCCAGCAGCGAATTGCCGATGGCGTTCTACACCGGCACCCTGACCGCCAGCCTCGGGATTCTGATTTTCAGCGTGCTGCTGTGGCTGGTGATTGCCCGGCAGATCAAACGCCTGATCACTCGGCCGATTCATGAACTCGAAGAATTGTCCCGACAGGTGACTCGCGAAGAAAACTACGCCTTGCGTGCGTCACGCGGCAACCACGACGAAATCGGCAGCCTTGCCGAAGCCTTCAACACCATGCTCTCGCGCATCGAAGCCCGTGAACAGCAACTCAAGCGCGCGCGGGACGACTCCCAGGCCGCCTACGACCAGGCCCAGGGCCTGGCCGAAGAAACCCGTCATACCAACCGTAAACTGGAACTGGAAGTCCAGGTGCGGAGCAAGATCGAGAAGAAACTCACCGGTTTTCAGAACTACCTCAACAGCATCATCGACTCGATGCCTTCGGCACTGATTGCCCTTGATGAACAGCTCTATGTGACCCAATGGAACCAGGAAGCCAGCGCACTTTCCGGTACTCGCCTGGACGAAGCGCTGAACCAGCCGATCTTCCTCGCCTTCGAACCGCTGAAACCGTTCCTGCCGCAACTCAGGGAAACCGTCGAGCAGCACAGCGTGGTCAAGATCGAGCGCGTTACGTGGGTCAAGGACGATGAGCCCAAGCATTACGCGCTGACCTTCTATCCGTTGATGGGCGGTGCCGGACGCGGCGTGGTAATCCGCATCGACGACATTACCCAGCGCCTGTCCCTCGAAGAAATGATGGTGCAGTCGGAGAAGATGCTCTCGGTCGGCGGCCTCGCCGCCGGCATGGCCCACGAAATCAACAATCCCCTGGGAGCGATCCTGCACAACGTGCAGAACATTCGTCGGCGCTTGTCGGCCGACCTGCCGAAGAACATCGAAACCGCCGAACAGATCGGCATCGAACTGGACAGCGTCAATCGCTACCTGCAAAACCGCGAAGTACCGCAACTGCTCGACGGCATTCAACAGGCCGGCGCCCGAGCCGCAAAGATCGTCACCCACATGCTTAGTTTCAGTCGTCGCAGCAACCGCCAAATGGCTCCGTGCGACCTGCCGGCACTGATCGATCAAGCCGTGGAGATCGCCAGCAACGACTTCGACCTGGCCATCGGCTTCGACTTCAAGGGCCAAGCCATCATTCGTCAGTTCGACCCGCAACTGGGGCCAGTCCCCGGCACTGCCAACGAGCTCGAACAAGTGCTGCTCAACCTGCTGAAAAACGCTGCTCAGGCGATTCACCAGCGTGAAAACGCCACAGAGCCGGGACGCATCATTCTGCGCACCCGACTGAACCCGCCGTGGGCGGAAATCCAGGTCGAGGACAACGGCGTGGGCATGAGCGAGAACGTGCGCAAGCGCACCTTCGAACCGTTCTTCACCACCAAGGAAATTGGCCAGGGCACCGGCCTCGGACTGTCGGTGTCGTACTTCATCATCACCAACAACCACAAGGGTCAGATGGAAGTGCAATCGACCCTCGGCCAAGGCACGTGCTTCACCTTGCGCCTGCCATTGGCGGGCACTACTCCGCTCGCCTCTCACGAACTCAAACAACTGGAGCGCTAA
- a CDS encoding cob(I)yrinic acid a,c-diamide adenosyltransferase has translation MGFRLSKIYTRTGDKGETGLGDGRRVPKDHPRVEAIGEVDTLNSQLGLLLAGLAEQRHAHPGLAEVIEVLEPCQHRLFDLGGELAMPVYQALNAAEVERLEAAIDVWNEELGPLENFILPGGSALIAQAHVCRSLARSAERRCQHLNALEPLAGVGLAYINRLSDLLFVAARLIAKRQGIAEILWQAAAKPEA, from the coding sequence ATGGGTTTTCGCTTGTCGAAGATTTACACCCGCACCGGCGACAAAGGTGAAACCGGGCTTGGCGATGGTCGCCGCGTACCGAAGGACCATCCACGGGTCGAAGCCATCGGCGAAGTCGATACGCTGAACAGCCAGCTCGGGTTGCTGTTGGCTGGCTTGGCCGAGCAACGCCACGCTCATCCTGGCCTGGCCGAGGTGATTGAGGTGCTTGAACCGTGTCAGCACCGGTTGTTCGATTTGGGGGGGGAACTGGCTATGCCGGTGTATCAGGCCTTGAATGCCGCAGAAGTCGAACGCCTGGAAGCGGCGATCGATGTCTGGAACGAGGAGCTGGGACCGCTGGAGAACTTCATTCTGCCCGGCGGTTCAGCCTTGATTGCCCAAGCCCACGTCTGCCGCAGCCTGGCACGCAGCGCCGAGCGACGTTGTCAGCATCTGAACGCGCTGGAGCCATTGGCCGGGGTTGGCCTGGCGTACATCAATCGCTTGTCGGACCTGTTGTTTGTGGCGGCTCGGCTGATTGCCAAGCGCCAGGGGATTGCCGAGATTTTGTGGCAAGCGGCGGCGAAGCCTGAGGCTTAA
- a CDS encoding Nudix family hydrolase: MKRVHVAAAVIRDASGKILIARRADTQHQGGLWEFPGGKVEDGEAVQAALSRELQEELGIVVSAARPLIKVQHDYPDKQVLLDVWEVSAFTGEPHGAEGQPLAWVTARELRDYEFPAANQPIVAAARLPGDYLITPEGLETPALLRGIQKAIAGGIKLIQLRAPNGYDPQYRDLAVDAVGLCAGKAQLMLKGPFEWLGDFPAAGWHITAAQLRKYASAGRPVPASRWLAASCHNAEELSLAEQMGVDFVTLSPVQPTQTHPDASPLGWEQASQLIAGFSKPVFLLGGVGPAERQKAWEAGAQGVAGIRAFWPD; the protein is encoded by the coding sequence GTGAAACGAGTTCATGTAGCAGCGGCTGTTATCCGTGATGCCAGCGGCAAGATCCTCATCGCTCGCCGCGCCGATACCCAGCATCAGGGCGGCCTGTGGGAGTTTCCCGGCGGCAAGGTCGAGGACGGCGAAGCGGTGCAAGCCGCGCTGTCTCGCGAGCTGCAGGAAGAGTTGGGCATCGTGGTCAGTGCCGCTCGGCCATTGATCAAGGTTCAGCATGACTATCCAGACAAGCAAGTGTTGCTGGATGTCTGGGAGGTCTCGGCGTTTACCGGCGAACCGCATGGCGCCGAAGGCCAGCCTCTGGCATGGGTGACGGCGCGTGAACTGCGCGACTACGAGTTCCCGGCCGCCAACCAGCCGATCGTGGCGGCTGCGCGTCTGCCGGGCGACTACCTGATTACCCCGGAAGGCCTGGAAACGCCAGCCCTGCTGCGCGGTATTCAGAAAGCCATCGCCGGCGGGATCAAGCTGATCCAGTTGCGCGCTCCGAATGGCTATGACCCGCAATACCGCGATCTGGCGGTGGATGCCGTGGGTTTGTGTGCCGGTAAGGCGCAACTGATGCTCAAGGGGCCGTTTGAGTGGTTGGGAGATTTCCCGGCCGCCGGTTGGCACATCACCGCTGCGCAACTGCGCAAATACGCCAGTGCCGGGCGTCCGGTGCCAGCCTCGCGCTGGTTGGCGGCGTCCTGCCACAACGCTGAAGAGCTGAGCCTGGCGGAACAGATGGGCGTGGACTTCGTCACCCTGTCACCGGTTCAGCCGACCCAGACTCATCCAGATGCATCACCACTCGGCTGGGAGCAGGCCTCGCAGTTGATTGCAGGGTTCAGCAAACCGGTGTTTCTACTGGGTGGTGTGGGGCCTGCCGAACGGCAAAAAGCCTGGGAAGCGGGTGCACAGGGCGTGGCGGGGATTCGGGCGTTTTGGCCTGATTGA
- a CDS encoding glutathione S-transferase family protein, giving the protein MSYHLIIGDKLYSSWSLRGALALELAGATYTEELIKLNQPDTRERLLKHSPTAKVPLLKTEHGTIADSLAIAEYLVERFPNANLWPKDIAARAQARSACAQMHSGFFAMRSNMPFDLSHDAPLSPMPPEVQVEIERMLALWAECRAVATEPGPFLFGRVSLADAFFAPIAVRLRTYQVALPAVDAAYVEAIYQWPAFKAWQKAGLEEIVR; this is encoded by the coding sequence ATGAGCTACCACCTGATCATCGGCGACAAACTGTATTCCTCCTGGTCCCTGCGCGGCGCTTTGGCGCTGGAACTGGCCGGCGCGACCTACACCGAAGAACTGATCAAACTGAACCAGCCGGACACCCGTGAACGCCTGCTCAAGCATTCACCGACCGCCAAAGTCCCGTTGCTGAAAACCGAACACGGGACCATTGCCGACTCGTTGGCCATCGCCGAGTATCTGGTCGAGCGTTTCCCGAACGCCAACCTCTGGCCGAAGGATATTGCCGCCCGCGCCCAGGCCCGCTCGGCGTGTGCGCAGATGCACAGCGGCTTCTTCGCCATGCGCAGCAACATGCCGTTTGACCTGAGCCACGATGCGCCGTTGTCGCCAATGCCGCCTGAAGTGCAGGTGGAGATCGAGCGGATGCTGGCGTTGTGGGCTGAATGCCGCGCGGTCGCAACCGAACCCGGCCCGTTCCTGTTTGGTCGCGTAAGCCTGGCAGATGCTTTCTTCGCACCCATAGCTGTGCGCCTGCGTACTTATCAAGTCGCGCTACCGGCGGTGGATGCGGCCTATGTTGAAGCGATTTACCAATGGCCAGCCTTCAAGGCCTGGCAGAAAGCCGGTCTAGAGGAAATAGTGCGGTGA
- the argJ gene encoding bifunctional glutamate N-acetyltransferase/amino-acid acetyltransferase ArgJ: protein MAVGLGPLPTLHPVAGFELGIASAGIKRPGRKDVVVMRCAEGSTVAGVFTLNAFCAAPVILAKQRVQGPVRYLLTNTGNANAGTGEPGLAAAERTCAKLAELTGVDASLVLPYSTGVIGEPLPVEKIEGALQAALDDLSENNWEAAATGIMTTDTLPKGASRQFQHEGVTITVTGISKGAGMIRPNMATMLGYIATDAKVSREVLQNLLLDGANKSFNRITIDGDTSTNDCCMLIATGKAALPEITSASGPLFAALKQAVFEVCMDVAQAIVRDGEGATKFVTVEVNGGGNHQECLDVGYTVAHSPLIKTALFASDPNWGRILAAVGRAGVPNLDVSKIDVFLGEVCIASRGARAATYTEAQGSAVMQREEITIRIELGRGDCSETIWTTDLSHEYVKINAEYRT, encoded by the coding sequence ATGGCTGTTGGTCTTGGTCCTTTGCCAACGTTGCACCCGGTTGCCGGTTTTGAACTCGGTATCGCTTCGGCCGGCATCAAGCGCCCCGGGCGCAAAGATGTCGTGGTCATGCGCTGCGCCGAAGGTTCCACGGTGGCCGGTGTGTTCACGTTGAACGCCTTTTGCGCTGCGCCGGTGATTCTGGCCAAGCAACGTGTACAGGGCCCGGTACGTTATTTGTTGACCAACACCGGCAATGCCAACGCCGGTACCGGTGAGCCTGGTTTGGCTGCCGCCGAGCGCACCTGCGCCAAGCTGGCTGAATTGACCGGCGTCGACGCCAGCCTTGTGCTGCCGTACTCCACTGGCGTGATCGGTGAGCCGCTGCCGGTCGAGAAGATCGAAGGCGCGCTGCAAGCTGCCCTCGACGATTTGTCGGAGAACAACTGGGAGGCTGCGGCCACCGGGATCATGACCACCGATACCCTGCCAAAGGGTGCGAGCCGGCAGTTCCAGCATGAAGGCGTGACCATCACCGTCACCGGTATCAGCAAAGGCGCCGGGATGATTCGCCCGAACATGGCGACCATGCTCGGTTACATCGCCACCGACGCCAAGGTTTCCCGCGAGGTGTTGCAGAACTTGCTGCTGGACGGCGCCAACAAGTCGTTCAACCGCATCACCATCGATGGCGACACCTCGACCAACGACTGCTGCATGCTGATCGCCACCGGTAAAGCCGCGCTGCCGGAAATCACCTCCGCCAGCGGTCCACTGTTCGCGGCGCTGAAGCAGGCAGTGTTTGAAGTGTGCATGGACGTCGCCCAGGCCATCGTTCGCGACGGCGAAGGCGCGACCAAGTTCGTCACCGTTGAAGTCAACGGCGGCGGCAATCACCAGGAGTGCCTGGACGTTGGTTACACCGTGGCGCATTCACCATTGATCAAGACCGCGCTGTTTGCCTCCGATCCCAACTGGGGTCGTATCCTGGCAGCCGTTGGCCGTGCCGGGGTGCCGAACCTGGACGTGAGCAAGATCGACGTGTTCCTCGGTGAAGTCTGCATCGCCAGCCGCGGTGCCCGTGCCGCGACTTACACCGAAGCCCAGGGCTCGGCTGTAATGCAGCGCGAAGAAATCACCATTCGTATCGAACTGGGTCGCGGCGATTGCAGCGAAACCATCTGGACCACCGACCTGTCCCACGAATACGTGAAAATCAACGCCGAATACCGCACGTAA
- the secA gene encoding preprotein translocase subunit SecA, with the protein MFAPLLKKLFGSKNEREVKRMLKTVQIVNAFEEQMVALSDDQLRAKTDEFKARIAKGESLDKLLPEAFAVAREAGKRVMGMRHFDVQLIGGMTLHEGMIAEMRTGEGKTLVATLAVYLNALSGKGVHVVTVNDYLARRDANWMRPLYEFLGLSVGVVTPFQPPEEKRAAYAADITYGTNNEFGFDYLRDNMAFSMEEKFQRELNFAVIDEVDSILIDEARTPLIISGQAEDSSKLYIEVNKLIPQLKLHVEEVEGEVTQAGHYTVDEKTRQVELNEAGHQYIEEVLTGIGLLAEGESLYSAHNLGLLTHVYAGLRAHKLFHRNVEYIVQDGQVVLVDEHTGRTMPGRRLSEGLHQAIEAKENLNIQAESQTLASTTFQNYFRLYSKLSGMTGTADTEAFEFHQIYGLAVMVIPPNKPLARKDYNDLVFLTADEKYAAIVADIKESMAQGRPVLVGTATIETSEHMSSLLVKEGIEHKVLNAKFHEKEAEIIAQAGRPGALTIATNMAGRGTDILLGGNWEVEVASLEDPTPEQIAQIKADWQKRHQQVLESGGLQVIASERHESRRIDNQLRGRAGRQGDAGSSRFYLSLEDSLMRIFASDRVKNFMKALGMQPGEAIEHRMVTNAIEKAQRKVEGRNFDIRKQLLEFDDVNNEQRKVIYHMRNTLLAADNIGETIADFRQDVLNATVSAHIPPQSLPEQWDVAGLEAALQSDFGVTLPIQQWLDEDDHLYEETLREKLMHELLAAYNEKEEQASAEALRTFEKQIVLRVLDDLWKDHLSTMDHLRHGIHLRGYAQKNPKQEYKRESFTLFSELLDSIKRDSIRVLSHVQVRREDPVEEEARLRQEAEALAARMQFQHDEAPGLEQPELLGEEVDVALAAAPVRNEQKLGRNELCYCGSGKKFKHCHGQIN; encoded by the coding sequence ATGTTTGCGCCTTTGTTAAAGAAACTTTTTGGAAGCAAGAACGAGCGTGAAGTCAAACGCATGCTCAAGACGGTACAGATCGTCAATGCCTTCGAAGAGCAAATGGTGGCCCTTTCGGACGATCAGCTGCGCGCCAAGACTGATGAGTTCAAGGCCCGCATCGCCAAAGGTGAAAGCCTCGACAAACTGCTGCCTGAAGCCTTTGCGGTTGCCCGTGAAGCCGGCAAGCGGGTTATGGGTATGCGCCACTTCGACGTTCAGTTGATTGGCGGCATGACCTTGCACGAAGGCATGATTGCCGAAATGCGTACCGGTGAAGGCAAGACCCTGGTGGCGACACTGGCGGTTTACCTGAACGCGCTGTCCGGCAAGGGCGTGCACGTTGTTACCGTGAACGACTACCTGGCTCGTCGTGACGCCAACTGGATGCGTCCGCTCTACGAATTCCTCGGCCTGAGCGTCGGCGTGGTGACGCCGTTCCAGCCGCCGGAAGAGAAGCGTGCTGCCTACGCCGCCGACATCACCTACGGCACCAACAACGAATTCGGTTTCGACTACCTGCGCGACAACATGGCGTTCAGCATGGAAGAAAAATTCCAGCGTGAACTCAATTTTGCCGTGATCGACGAAGTCGACTCGATCCTCATCGACGAAGCCCGTACCCCGCTGATCATTTCCGGTCAGGCCGAGGACAGCTCCAAGCTGTACATCGAGGTCAACAAGCTGATCCCGCAGTTGAAGCTGCACGTCGAGGAAGTCGAAGGCGAAGTGACCCAGGCCGGTCACTACACCGTCGACGAGAAGACCCGTCAGGTCGAGCTCAACGAAGCCGGTCACCAGTACATCGAAGAAGTGCTGACCGGTATCGGCCTGCTGGCTGAAGGCGAGAGCCTGTACTCGGCGCACAACCTGGGCCTGCTGACCCACGTTTATGCCGGTCTGCGCGCGCACAAACTGTTCCACCGCAACGTTGAATACATTGTCCAGGACGGTCAGGTCGTACTGGTCGACGAACACACCGGTCGTACCATGCCGGGTCGCCGTTTGTCCGAAGGCCTGCACCAGGCCATCGAAGCCAAGGAAAACCTGAACATCCAGGCCGAAAGCCAGACCCTGGCGTCGACCACGTTCCAGAACTACTTCCGTCTTTACAGCAAGCTGTCCGGCATGACCGGTACGGCGGACACCGAAGCGTTCGAATTCCACCAGATCTACGGTCTGGCGGTGATGGTCATTCCACCGAACAAACCGCTGGCACGTAAGGACTACAACGACCTGGTGTTCCTCACCGCGGACGAGAAGTACGCGGCCATCGTTGCCGACATCAAGGAAAGCATGGCTCAGGGCCGGCCGGTACTGGTGGGCACCGCGACCATCGAAACGTCCGAGCACATGTCCAGCCTGCTCGTGAAGGAAGGCATCGAACACAAGGTTCTGAACGCCAAGTTCCACGAAAAAGAAGCTGAAATCATCGCTCAGGCCGGTCGTCCGGGTGCACTCACCATCGCCACCAACATGGCCGGTCGTGGTACCGACATCCTGTTGGGCGGTAACTGGGAAGTGGAAGTCGCCTCCCTTGAGGATCCGACGCCTGAGCAGATCGCCCAGATCAAGGCCGACTGGCAGAAGCGTCACCAGCAAGTGCTCGAGTCGGGCGGTTTGCAGGTGATCGCCTCCGAGCGTCACGAATCGCGCCGTATCGACAACCAGCTGCGTGGTCGTGCCGGTCGTCAGGGTGACGCCGGTTCCAGCCGTTTCTACCTGTCGCTGGAAGACAGCCTGATGCGCATCTTTGCCTCTGACCGGGTGAAGAACTTCATGAAGGCCCTGGGCATGCAGCCTGGCGAAGCGATCGAGCACCGCATGGTGACCAACGCCATCGAAAAGGCTCAGCGCAAGGTTGAAGGCCGTAACTTCGACATTCGCAAGCAACTGCTCGAGTTCGACGACGTCAACAACGAACAGCGTAAAGTGATCTATCACATGCGTAACACGTTGCTGGCCGCGGACAACATCGGCGAAACCATTGCCGACTTCCGTCAGGACGTGCTCAACGCAACGGTCAGCGCGCACATTCCGCCGCAATCGTTGCCAGAGCAGTGGGACGTTGCCGGTCTGGAAGCTGCCCTGCAAAGCGACTTCGGCGTGACACTGCCGATCCAGCAATGGCTCGACGAAGACGATCATCTGTACGAAGAAACCCTGCGCGAGAAGCTGATGCACGAGCTGCTGGCGGCGTACAACGAGAAAGAAGAGCAGGCGAGCGCCGAAGCGCTGCGCACCTTCGAGAAGCAAATCGTGCTGCGCGTTCTGGACGACCTGTGGAAAGACCACCTGTCGACCATGGACCACTTGCGTCACGGCATCCACTTGCGTGGCTATGCGCAGAAGAACCCGAAGCAGGAATACAAGCGCGAGTCGTTCACGCTGTTCTCCGAACTGCTGGACTCGATCAAGCGCGACTCGATCCGTGTGCTGTCGCACGTTCAGGTTCGCCGCGAAGATCCGGTCGAAGAAGAAGCGCGCCTGCGTCAGGAAGCCGAGGCATTGGCCGCACGCATGCAATTCCAGCACGACGAAGCCCCAGGCCTCGAGCAACCGGAATTGTTGGGTGAAGAGGTCGATGTGGCGCTCGCTGCCGCTCCGGTGCGCAACGAGCAGAAGCTGGGCCGCAATGAGCTGTGCTACTGCGGTTCGGGCAAGAAGTTCAAACACTGTCACGGCCAGATCAACTAA
- a CDS encoding DUF721 domain-containing protein: protein MAFRPLTARAPAVLLREAKPLKAIFGHAQRLGHLQRLLESQLQPAAREHCHVASWREGSLLLIVTDGHWATRLRYQQKRLQRQLQMFDEFASLTRILFKVQPPTVQQGAVGHTMDLSSDAAATIQATADGISDPKLRAALERLAAHAKPKT from the coding sequence ATGGCATTTCGCCCTCTTACGGCCAGAGCACCCGCCGTTCTGCTTCGCGAAGCCAAACCGTTAAAAGCCATTTTCGGCCACGCACAACGCCTGGGTCATTTACAGCGTTTGCTGGAAAGCCAGCTGCAGCCGGCCGCCCGTGAACATTGTCATGTGGCGTCGTGGCGCGAGGGCAGCCTGTTGCTGATCGTCACCGACGGTCATTGGGCAACCCGTCTGCGCTATCAGCAGAAGCGTCTGCAACGGCAATTACAGATGTTCGACGAGTTCGCCAGCCTGACGCGAATCCTGTTCAAGGTACAACCACCGACCGTGCAACAAGGCGCCGTCGGCCACACCATGGATCTGTCGAGCGATGCGGCGGCGACCATTCAGGCCACCGCCGACGGCATCAGCGATCCGAAATTGCGCGCAGCGCTGGAACGCCTGGCGGCGCACGCCAAACCCAAGACCTAG